CCTACGGTCACTACAAGTCTTTCCAGGGCTGGTACCTCACCCAGGAAGTGAGTCGCCGTACAGGAAAAGTAATTGACCTCTATGCAAAACTGGGCAAGCATTGTAAAGATATTTCCGGTGGCCTGCCAACACTTATTTCACCATGGATAGATGGCAAAAAGGCCGTGATGGCTGCCTCCGGCACACTCTCCAAAGAAGATGCCGTTTCCCTGAAACAACATGAGGCAGAATGGTCTGAGATATTTGATGGCATCAAAGGTGTGGTAGATGCCTGCGCCTTCCAGGATGGGCACATCGAGTTCTATGAACTGCCAGACTTCTTCGCCGTGAACAAAAGTATTGCTGATAAATACGGTATTCAATGCTGGACCAACGCCGAATCCTTTGACCGCGACATGCCGATCAAATTCCTGCCGATCAAATTCGAGAAACTCCGCATGAAGCTGGAAGCCGCCCGCAAAGCAGGTTACGACAAAGCCATCACGTTTGAATTTTCCCACTTTATGAGTCCGCAGTCTGCATACCTGCAAGCCGGGCATTTATACAATCGCTATAAAGAATATATCAAAACCCTCTAATCAAAATAACTATGGGCTATAAAGAATATGCTGCATTATACCGGAAAAATCTGCTGGAAGATGTAGTACCATTCTGGATGAAAAACTCTCCTGATAAAGAATTCGGTGGATACTTCACCTGTCTGGACAGATCTGGAAATGTATTCGATACAGATAAATTCATCTGGCTGCAATGCCGTGAGGTATGGTGTTTCAGCATGTTATATAACAAAGTGGAGCAAAAGCAGGAATGGCTGGATATGGCTGTTCAGGGCGCTGAATTCCTTCAGCAATACGGCCGCGATGCCGCAGGCAGCTGGTACTTTTCCTTAACCCGCAGCGGTGAACCACTGATCCAACCTTATAATATTTTCTCTGATTGCTTTGCTGCCATGGCATTTGGCCAGCTTTACCAGGCCACCGGCAATGAAGCATATGGAAAGATCGCAACAGATACCTTTTACAATATTCTGAAAAGACAGGATAACCCTAAAGGTAAATACAGTAAAGCATTTCCGGGTACAAGACCATTGCAGAATTTCGCTTTGCCGATGATCCTCTGCAACCTGGTGCTGGAGATGGAACCGTTGCTGGATAAAGATCTTGTAGAAAGCACTATCCAGCATGGCGTTCATACGGTAATGGATATATTTTACCAGGAAGATACAGGTCTGATCCTGGAGAATATCACTCCTGATGGTAGTTTCAGCGATTCCTTTGAGGGCAGGCTGATCAATCCCGGCCATGGACTGGAAGCCATGTGGTTTATCATGGACCTTGCCACTCGTAACAACGATACTGCACTCATCAGAAAAGCGACCGATATTACATTGAGTCTCCTGGAATATGGATGGGATAAGGAACACGGCGGTATTTTCTATTTCCTGGATGTGAAAGGTGCGCCGCCTCAGCAACTGGAGTGGGACCAGAAACTCTGGTGGGTACATATCGAAACTATGATCAGTTTGCTGAAAGGCTACCTGCATACCGGCGATGAGCGCTGCTGGCAATGGTTCCAGAAAGTGCACAATTATGCCTGGGCCAGGTTCCCGGACCCCTCCAATGGCGAATGGTTTGGTTACCTCAACCGTGAGGGCAAGCCATTGCTGACGCTGAAGGGTGGCAAATGGAAAGGCTGTTTCCACGTTCCTCGCGGGTTATACCAATGCTGGAAAACACTGGAAGAGATCAGTGCCAAATATGAAGTTTTATCAACACAAGCAAAATAACTATGCCAGTAGTTTCATCAACCAATGATCTAAAAACCGCTCCTGTAAATGATTCCGGGCAATCTTACACGCCTGCCCTGATATCACTGGCGGTACTGTATTTCATGATGGGTTTTATCACCTGCCTGAACGACACGCTGGTGCCATTTTTCAAGAAAGGCTTTACCCTCACCTATTCCCAGTCGTCGCTGGTCCAGTTTTATTTTTTTCTGACCTACGGCATCATGTCGATACCGGCAGGAAAAATAGTGACGCGTACCGGTTATAAAAAGGGTATGGTACTGGGTTTTGCGATAGCTGCATTTGGCGGGCTATTGTTTTACCCGGCATCCGTATTTCATCAGTATACGCTGTTCCTCGCTGCTTTGTTTGTTGTGGCTATCGGCATCGTATTGCTGCAGGTGGCTGCCAATCCGTATATCACGGTGCTGGGACCGTCAAATACAGCTTCTGCCCGACTGGCGCTGATACAGGGTGTAGGCTCTGCCGGAACAACAGTAGCTCCATTGTTTGGTGCACATTTTATTTTATCAAGATTAGCGGAATCGAATGCTTCCAGCGAAGCAGTAAGATATCCCTATCTCGGTATTGCCGCACTATTGCTGGTGATCGCCATTATTGTTTCTCGTTTATCCCTTCCCGTTATATCAACTACTGATACTGCCACTGACAGCAGCAATAAGGGTTTATTCTCTTTCAGGCAGCTGAATTTCGGCATTATAGGCATCTTCATGTATGTGGGTGCAGAAGTATCCGTAGGTACATTTCTCACCAACTATATCGTAGACCTGTTGCATATTCCGGAGCAGGAAGCGAATAACTACGTCGCTATCTACTGGGGATCTATGCTGGTAGGCAGATTGATCGGCGCGGGATTACTAAGAATATTGAAACCAGCCATGGTATTATCTACCTGCGCTACGGCAGCCATTGCACTGATTGCCATATCAGTAAGCAGTACTGGCCTGGTGGCGGTTTACAGCATGATAGGCGTAGGCTTGTGCAATGCCATTATGTTCGCTACAATATTCTCTTTGTCTGTACACGGCGTTGGCAAACACACGACGGCTGCATCAGGGTTATTATCTACCGCTATTTGCGGAGGTGCTGTAATCTCCTACCTGCAAGGGTTTATGAAAGACCATTACACCTGGCAGGTGGCGTTTATGATACCGGTAGTTTGCTATCTCTACATATTATTTTACGGACTGAATGGTCATAAACCCAGGACAGCATGAAAAGACGCGACTTTCTAAAACAAGGTAGTCTGGCTGCCGGTGTAGCCATGATGCCTTCCGTATTAAAGGCGGCAGGTACCTCTTCCGTAAACCTCCACAACAGGAACCTTGTTTTTGTACATCTGAAAGGCGGCAACGACGGATTAAATACCGTCATTCCCCATGCGGATCCTATGTACAGGGCTATGCGGCCTACTATTGCCGTTAGTAAGGAGGAGATGATTAAAGTAGATGATAAGTGGGGATTTCATCCTGCGCTGGCACCACTGGTACCCCTATACGAAGCAGGCCAGATGCTGGTGATGCAACAGGTGGGCTTTGATCATACAGAGCAGTCGCATTATCATGCAGCGCAGATCTGGCAAACAGGCTGCCTGCAAGGCCTGGCAGACAACAGCTGGATTCCGGCTACACAGTCTGTCAGAGATTTTAGCGAAATGGAGTATGATCAGGGACTGGATAAGATTTTTGGGGAGATAAATACCGGAATGGCAGGTCATATTTACCATGTAGCCCTGGATGGATTTGATACCCATCAGTTTCAGCGGGTGCAGCATGATCTGCTGCTGGGTGCTTTCAGTGCGGGTATCAGCAGTTTCATGATTAGGTTAAAGCACAGTGGACATATTAACAATACGCTGGTAATTGCCTGGACGGAGTTTGGACGCAGTGTAAAGGAAAACATCCGTAAAGGCACTGACCACGGGGCAAGCGGGCAGCTGTATGTATTTGGCAGTCAGCTGAAGCGTGCCGGTATTGAAGATTGCAGTGTGGCGGGGATGCTGGAGCGGGAAACGGCCAAAACCGATTTCCGCGAGGTATACGCCACCATCGGGGACTGGCTGGGAACACGTCATCACCTGACCCCGGAAAATGGCTTCAGGAGGCAATCCTGGGCCTGATTTGAAATATCCCTTCTGTACACCGCATCGTATAGAAGGGATTTCAGTTATAATTGATTTTGTTAATTCCTAAAAAAGAATACCTTTGCAATCCTTTGCCTGCTGCCGGTAATTTTGGCAGTAGTTATCAATTGTAAATCCACCTGCGGATGTGGTGAAATTGGTAGACACGCCAGACTTAGGATCTGGTGCCGCGAGGCATGGGGGTTCGAGTCCCTTCATCCGCACTGAAGCCAGCAGCAATGCTGGCTTTTTTGTTTTCTTTCCTACTCAGCAGGGACGGGTAGTACAAAGTATTTTTGGTATTGAGGGACTGTCCAGACATAATTCCCGCGGATATGCCCTCTGAAAATTATCATATTAGATCCGGCATTAATGAAAAACTGGTGCTCAACGCCATCGATAAGTACAAACCCTACGATCTGTGCCGGCATTACATCGCATCTTTCGTCAATAAATCTGGCATCAGCAGCTTCTGCATGGCGGATTAGCCGCACCATGGTCGCGCTGTCCAGTTTCCATTTTTTACATTTTTCATAAAGTGCGGCATCCGCTGTTGTATCTAAAGAGGATAGACGCGCATCTACCAAAACCTTGTATTCTTTAATTCTTATAACGCTATGCAAGAAAGATGGCGGAGAATCCAGTACCTGTATCTGAACACCAGATCCTTTCTCATTGGTGAGAATATGATAATCAGCGAGCCGCTTACTGACCGTGTCGGTTGCTTCGTTTTGCCGGTGTGTTGCAGCGTGCGTGGAATCTTCAGGGGTATGACCGGGTTTATGGTTACAGGAATATAGCATTATCAGCAAAAGCAGAAATAGGTAAAGTCTGGGCATGGAGAAACATTTACATAAAAAATATTGCGAATGCCTGCGATTTCCAAGCTAAACGCGTAAATTTTAACCCGCTTTTACCCTTTTACTTCGATAAAACGTACTATCTTCGCGCTCTGCTAGATTGGGCATATTTTCATAATTTTTTGGAAATCAAGTGCTTAATCTATAATATAGGACAAAAAAGCATAGAAAATCAGGGAATAAGGGAAGAGAAAAAGGCAGGGTTTATGCCAATATGACAACACCATCAAGTTATCAGGTCTGTATCTTCCAGCGTCAGGATGTTTGGGTAAAACATAAGTCTCCGCTTACCTTTCAGGAATTTTCCAGGAAACCGCCGGTATTTTTGAAATGACGTCATGGCAGAAAAATAAAACAGGAATTATTATTGCTTCTTAAAGAACATTTTATACAATTCAATTATGGCAACCGTTACCAGAGAAAACATTGGTTTATTGAACGATAAGATCACTGTGAAAGTGAGCGCGGAAGATTACCTTCCTAATTTTGACAAGGCAGTAAAGCAATTCACTAAGAATGCTAACATCCCAGGCTTCCGTAAAGGAATGGTTCCTGCAGGAATGGTTAAGAAGATGCACGGTGCTGCTATTTTCAGCGACGAAGTGTTGAAATCTGTAGAAAAAGAACTGATGGGCTATATCCAGACTGAGAAACTGGAACTGTTCGGTCAGCCACTGTCACTGGAGAAAGAAGCTAAAAACCTGGACTTCAATCAGCCAGCTGATTATTCTTTTGATTTCGAAGTAGGTGTTAAACCTTCTTTTGAAGTTACTCCACTGGAGAACAACAAAACTACCCTTACTAAATATAAAGTTGCTGTTACCGAAGAAATGGTACAGGACGAGGTTGAGCGTTTACAGCTGAAAGGCGGTAAAATGACTGAGCCGGAAACAATTGATTCTGAAGATAACGTAATAAACGTTACATTCGAAGAGTCTGATGCTGCCGGTAATGTAGTAGAAGGTGGTATCAACAAAGAAAACGCCCTGCTGGTGAAATACTTCACACCTGCTATCCAGGAACAGCTGAAAGGCAAAAAAGCCGGCGATTCTATCGTATTCCAACTGGCTACTTCTTTCGACGAACAGCGTCTGGGCTGGGTACTGAGAGACCTCGGCTTTGCTGTAGATGATAAAGAAGCTGCACAGAAATTCTTCAAACTGGCTATCACTAAAGTTGGTCTGATTGAAAAAAGAGAACTGAACGAAGAGTTCTTCAAAGAAGTTTATCCTGCGGATAACATCACTACAGAAGAGGCATTCCGTGCTAAACTGAAAGAAGAAATCGAAAAGTACTGGAATTCTGAGGCTAAGAACCACATGCACAACGATCTGTTCGAAGTACTGGTTCACGAAACACCAATTGAATTACCAAAAGATTTCCTGAAACGCTGGTTGCAGGTAGGTGGTGAAAAACCTAAAACTGCAGAAGAAGCTGAAAAAGAATTCCCTGGCTTCGACCATCAACTGCGCTGGACACTGATCAGTGACAAACTGATTCGCGATAATAAACTGGAAGTTTCTTTCGACGAACTGAAAGAAAACGCTAAACAAAAAGTTTTAGGTTACTACGGTGGCGCTGCTGCTGACGGTGCTGAGTGGCTGGATAGCTATCTGGACCGCCTGTTACAGGACGAGAAATTCGTAGACCAGACTTACCGCGAAATGATCACTCAGAAAGTGTTTGACTGGGCTGAAGCAAAGGTGACTATTAAAGAAGAGGAAATCAAAGCAGAGGATTTTGTTAATTTACCTCATAATAAACATCACCATCATGAACATTAATAATAACGAATTCAGAAAGTATGCGATTAAGCATCACGGGATCAGCAGCCTGGTAGTAGACAGCTACGCTAAGAGCCACCAGGTGAACAGTCTGACTCCGTATATCTTAGAGGAACGCCAGATGAACATGACACAGATGGACGTTTTTTCAAGATTGATGGCTGATCGTATTATTTTCCTCGGAGATCCGGTAAACGACTACGTAGCGAACGTTATCACTGCGCAGCTCCTGTTCCTGGAATCTTCAGACCGCAACCGTGATATTCAGATGTACATCAATAGCCCTGGTGGTAGCGTTTACGCCGGCCTGGGTATTTATGATACCATGCAGATCATTAGCCCGGATGTAGCAACTATCTGTACCGGTATGGCCGCCTCTTTCGGCGCTGTATTGCTGGTAGCTGGTACAAAAGGTAAACGTACTGCCCTGAAACACGCACGCGTAATGATTCACCAGCCACACGGCGGCGCTGAGGGTCAGACTTCTGACATCGAAATCACTGCCCGTGAGTTCGTGAAACTGAAAAAAGAACTCAATGAAATCATCGCTGGCCACGCAGGTCAACCGGTGAAAAAAGTGGAAAAAGACGGCGATCGTGACTTCTGGATGACCGCTGATGAAGCTAAAGAATATGGCATCATCGACGACGTACTGCAGAAAAATCCGAAAAAACAGCTGGATACTCCACAGTAAATCTTAATATCAGATCGGGGTTTCCCTGATTTAGATTATTTTAACAGTCTCTACTTAGTAGAGACTGTTTTTATTTAACCGGGGCCCGGATTTTTAGTGTAAATTTGTAGCCCTGTGTTTTAATAGCAGGCAACGCCCAGATTCGTCGAAAATTAATTTATTCAAATGAAAGAATCGAAAATTCGTTGTTCCTTCTGCAACCGCTCCAAAGAAGAAGTACAGATACTGATTGCAGGCGCAGAGGGACACATCTGTGAAAACTGTGTAGCCAATGCACAGGAAATTATTGACCAGGAGCTGTTCGCTCCAGGCAAAAAACCCGTGGCTACTCCTGCTTCACAATTCGCCCCTAAGGTTTCCAAACCTATGGAAATCAAAAAATTCCTGGATGAATATGTGATCGGTCAGGATGATGCCAAAAAAATCCTCGCCGTAGCGGTATACAACCACTACAAACGCCTCAATCAGCAAGTTGATGAGGATGAAGTGGAAATCGAAAAATCAAACATCATCATGGTGGGTGAAACCGGTACAGGTAAAACCCTCCTCGCTAAATCCATAGCCAAACTGCTCAACGTTCCTTTCACCATCGTAGATGCTACCGTATTCACCGAAGCAGGTTACGTAGGAGAAGACGTAGAAAGTATCCTCAGCCGTTTGCTGCAGGTATGTAACTATGACGTAGAAGCAGCAGAACGCGGTATCGTTTACATCGATGAGATCGATAAAATCGCCCGTAAAAACGATAACCCTTCCATCACCCGTGATGTAAGCGGTGAAGGCGTGCAACAAGGCCTCCTCAAACTGCTGGAAGGTACCGAAGTACTGGTTCCTCCTCAGGGCGGCCGTAAACACCCTGAACAGAAACTGATCAAACTGAACACCCAGAATATCCTCTTTATCTGCGGCGGCGCATTCGACGGCGTAGAAAGAATCATCAGCAGAAGAGTACAAACACACTCTATCGGCTTCAATGTGAATAAAGAGAAAGAAGAAGAAAGCAGAAAACAGATCCTCCGTTACATCAACTCCCAGGACCTCAAATCATTTGGTCTGATCCCTGAATTACTGGGCCGTCTGCCGGTGGTGACTTATCTGAATTCGCTCGACAGAGATACCCTGAAAGCTATTCTTACCCAACCTAGGAATGCACTGGTAAAACAGTACAAAAAGCTCTTCAAGGTAGAAAACATCGATCTGATCGTGGAAGAAGATGCGGTTGACTATATCGTTGACAAAGCAATGGAATACAAGCTGGGCGCACGTGGCCTCCGCTCCATCTGCGAAGTTGTACTCAGCGATGCTATGTTCGAACTGCCTTCTGCCAACGAAACAACCTTCACCTTAACCAGGGAATACGCAGAAAATAAACTGGAAAAATCCACACTGGTTAAATTGAAAGTGGCTTAACAATAACGATTTCGAACCCTTTAAAACCCACAATCATGCAGGAACTTATTCAACAGTTACAGGAAAAAGTAGGTCTTACCGCAGAACAGGCCACTCAGTCCATCGACGTAATAAAGGAATATGTAAAAGGCAAACTGCCTCCTTTTATTGCTGGTACCGTAGACAGCTGGTTTGCCGGTATGTCCGGTAAAACCGAAGAAAAAGGTGACAGCATCATGGACAAAGCAGGTGACTTTCTCGATCACGCTAAAGACACCGCTGAAGACTGGGCCGAAGCAGCTAAAAATAAAGTGACTGACTTCTTCAATAAAGAAAAAGACCAGCACTAATTCATTGAAATAAATTCAAAGAGGGGTCTCTACTGAGTAGAGACCCCTCTTTGCGTTATATAAGGCCCATAAATGGAGGCAAATAAACTTTGCGGATAAATTATAGTCAATAAAAAAGACCGGCTAAAACCGGTCTTTTTCTACGAGTAAGAATAAATAACTTATCAGTAATAAATAACGTGGATTACAGGCTATAATTTCTTTTCAAACTTCTACATGTGATTTGATCAGTTTCCCAATAAAAAGCACCCTGATCAGAGGGTGCCTTTGTTTGCGTAAAAGTGTTTCAAATCTTAGTTTGATTTTGTTTAAGGTTGATAAACGGTAAAGAGTGATGAATTAACCCAAATTTAACGTTCCTTTTGCAATATTCTATAACACAAAAGGGGTAATATTTCATTTATTTGTCAAAAAAGATGAATGGTTTGTAGTTAATATTTTTTTACATTAAAAAATATTTTCACTCTTAAAACACATCGTTATCAGCAACCTTTTTTCCTATACTTATCGCAAAGCTTCCCTTGCGATCACTATTTTCTGAATCTCTGAGGTTCCTTCACCGATTGTACAAAGTTTAGCATCGCGGTAAAATTTCTCTACGGGAAAGTCCTTTGTATAGCCGTAACCACCAAAAATCTGTACGGCATCGTTAGCTACCCTTACCGCCACTTCTGAAGCGTAGTATTTAGCCATGGCAGCCTGCTGCGTCATCTTCACTTTCCTGTTTTTCATATCGGCGGCCTGTAAGGTAAGCAGCTCAGCGGCCTCAATTTCGGTAGCCATGTCTGCCAGCTTAAAGGAAATACCCTGGAAATTTGCAATTGGCTGATCAAACTGATAACGTTCTTTTGCATACTTCAGCGCAGCATCCCTGGCTCCTTTGGCAATACCCAATGATAACGCGGCAATAGAGATACGGCCACCGTCCAGCACTTTCATAGATTGGATAAAGCCCTCTCCTACTTCGCCGAGTACATTCTCCGCAGGAATCCGGCAGTTGGTGAATACCATTTCAGCAGTTTCTGAGGCTCTCATGCCCAGTTTGTTTTCTTTCTTTCCTCCGCTGAAACCCGGCGTACCTTTTTCGACTACAAAGGCGGTCATCCCGTGGCTATCTCTTACCGAGCCTGTTCTGGCTATCACCACGGCAATATCGCAGCTTTTACCGTGCGTAATCCAGCATTTTGTACCATCGATAATCCAATCGCTGCCATCCTGTTTAGCTACGCATTTCATGTTCATGGCATCGGAGCCTGTGTTGGGCTCTGTTAGTCCCCATGCACCGATCCATTCGGCGGTGGCCAGTTTAGGCAGCCAGCGCTGCTTTTGTGATTCGTTGGCAAATTGCAGGATATGGCCGGTACACAATGAATTATGTGCCGCCACACTTAAACCAATAGCACCGCAAAAACGGGCTATCTCACTTACTACGGTTACATATTCCAGGTAGCCTAAGCCGCTACCTCCATACTGCTCTGGTACTAATACGCCCATCAGGCCCAGTTTACCAAGCTCTTTGAATAATGCTACCGGAAATTCCTGGCTTTCATCCCATTCCAGCACATAGGGCTGTATGGCTTTCTTTCCGAAATCCCTGATAGTCTGTGCGATCTGTTGTTGTTCTTCAGTGGGCTCAAAATTCATAACGGGTATATTTGTTTTGGTATTATGCGAAATGAGGTCCAATCACGGCATTTCAATGTAATGTTCAATTTTACGATAAATAATGTCATCCACCAACGGTAAGCTTTTCAACTCACCCACCCGCTTGAAACCCGCATGGGCACTACGATACGCAATTATCATCCCTGCCAGTTTCGAACGTATGTAGGGATGATTTGCCAAAGTCTTCTCATCTGAGAGGTTGAGGTCCATTTTTTTTAGAGAACTATCACCGATCTTCAGGAATGGTTGGATTTTTTTGAATACACTGTCCGCAAGTCCGTATGTTTCGGCTACCTGCTCCACGCTATAAAAACCACCCAGCCGCTCTCTGAAAAGAACAATGCGCCCTGCATACCCCGGACCTATCCCCGGCAGCCCCTGCCAGACCAGCGTATCTGCCGTATTAATATCTATCACCTGGAAAGACTTACGCCTGTAAACAGGCCTGGCACTGTCACTACGTTTATACGTCTCCGTTATTTCATGCGGAATCCTTACATAAGGTAAGATACGGGCCAGTAAATCTGCATGCAGACCATATATCTTTCGCAGATCGTCCGGCTGCCGGAACCGGCCCCCTTTTTCAACATAGTGCATAATACCGGTGGCCGTTCTGTTACTGAGCCCCAGCTGTTGCCATTTGTCTATACTCATCTTGTTCGGATCAAAATAAAACAATGCGGATGGTATACTGATAGCAGCATTAAAGTGTTGTTTGTCAGCATGTTCGGCATATACCTTCCTTGCCGGCCAGGCATTACTATCCTTTTCATAAGCTTTCAACTGCGATTCAAAGGCCGCTACAGCCGCTTTTAGCCGGAGACTATCTGTTTCTTCCGGCGCAAGGTAACAGGAGGCAATCCTGTGAACCAGACAACAAACAACTACCATACAACTTAATACCATAATGCCTATACGTTCTTTTACAGAAACGTGCATTACAGCTGCTTTCAGCCGATTCCACATGGGTTAACAAATTTTGGAAGCACAATGTTACCGCATCCCAAAATGTCATTCCTTTACCAGATGTTAACACTGAAAAAAATCTTACAAGAAAGCAGGCAACCGCCTTGGTCATCTCCCGAAGGGCAAAAAAAAATGACATCCGCAGATGTCATTTCTATCTAAAAAACTAATAATAAATTCGCTTAAATCTCAATAGACAGGCCATCATAGGCCAACGCCATACCTGCAGGCAATTCCTTCATTACTTCATCATGCAAACCCAGCTGGTGGCTGATATGCGTAAAAAATACCTGTGGAATCTCCAGCTCCTGCCCTAAAGCCACGGCTTCATCGAGGGTAAAATGCGAAATATGCTTTTCCCTGCGTAGTGCATTCACTACCATCACTTTAGAGCCACGGATCTTGTCTTTCTCCTCCGGTGCGATGGAATTGGCATCCGTGATGTAAGTGAAGTCGTGGATACGGAAACCGGTAACCGGCATCTTGTAGTGCATCACCTGTATGGGAATGATTTTCAGGCCATTCACTTCAAATGGTTCATCATCAATGGCGCGCAGGTTGATTTCGGGGATACCAGGATATTTATAATCGGCAAAGGCATAGGCAAACTCGCGCATGATCACATTTTGGGAGAAATCTGTCGCGTAGATATCTATCGGACTTTGCTGAAAATAATTGAAGGCACGGATATCATCCATGCCGGCGATATGATCTTTATGAGAATGCGTAATTAAGACGGCTTCCAGGTGCTGGACCTTTTCCCGCAGCATCTGGTATCGGAAATCCGGTGTAGTATCTACCACAATATTACCGGCAGGTGAAGAGATCATAATACTGCTGCGCAACCGTTTGTCTTTGTGATTGGCAGAACTGCACACCTCACAGCCACAGGCGATTACAGGTACTCCCTGCGATGTTCCGGTCCCTAGAAAAGTTACTTTCATTCCTATTGCTTTTGTCTTTTGACTATTCAGTTACATCGGCATCCTTACCTGGTTCGGCCGCTGTATCGTCCGCAACAGGCTTACTGCTGAGAATCTGTTTGTATAACTT
This window of the Chitinophaga sp. Cy-1792 genome carries:
- a CDS encoding helix-hairpin-helix domain-containing protein, with product MWNRLKAAVMHVSVKERIGIMVLSCMVVVCCLVHRIASCYLAPEETDSLRLKAAVAAFESQLKAYEKDSNAWPARKVYAEHADKQHFNAAISIPSALFYFDPNKMSIDKWQQLGLSNRTATGIMHYVEKGGRFRQPDDLRKIYGLHADLLARILPYVRIPHEITETYKRSDSARPVYRRKSFQVIDINTADTLVWQGLPGIGPGYAGRIVLFRERLGGFYSVEQVAETYGLADSVFKKIQPFLKIGDSSLKKMDLNLSDEKTLANHPYIRSKLAGMIIAYRSAHAGFKRVGELKSLPLVDDIIYRKIEHYIEMP
- a CDS encoding MBL fold metallo-hydrolase, which translates into the protein MKVTFLGTGTSQGVPVIACGCEVCSSANHKDKRLRSSIMISSPAGNIVVDTTPDFRYQMLREKVQHLEAVLITHSHKDHIAGMDDIRAFNYFQQSPIDIYATDFSQNVIMREFAYAFADYKYPGIPEINLRAIDDEPFEVNGLKIIPIQVMHYKMPVTGFRIHDFTYITDANSIAPEEKDKIRGSKVMVVNALRREKHISHFTLDEAVALGQELEIPQVFFTHISHQLGLHDEVMKELPAGMALAYDGLSIEI